The genomic DNA CCTTGGTGCCCTCGGCGTGCTCGTCGAGATCACACTGCAGTGCGTTCCGGCATTCGTACTGCACGCTCTCGAGGCGCGGGAACCATTGGAAACGGTAGCGAACAGCATCGAGCAGCGCGCGCTGGCGGCAGACCACTTCGAGTTGTATTGGTTTCCGCACACCGATATCGCTCACACGAAGACAAATACTCGGCTGCCGGAGAGCGCACCGCGACGTCCACTGCGAAAAGTGTCGAAATGGCTTGACGAAGAAGTGCTCTCCAACGGTGTGTGGGGACTGGCGTGCGCCGCGGGCACGGCTGCGCCGCCGATAGTTCCTCGCCTCACCCGATTCGCCGCGGCATCCACTGGATCTCGTGAATATACCGATGCCTCCACTCGCGTCTTCACTCAACACCGGGGTGTCCGGTTCGTGGAAATGGAGTATGCCGTTGCGCGATCATCGCTCGACGCAGTGTTCGCGGAGGTGCGTGCCACGATCACACAGAGCTCGTGGCGCATATCGTTCCCTCTCGAAGTTCGGGTTGCCCGCGCCGATGATCTTTGGCTGTCGACAGCTCACGCGCAAGACACTGGGTACATCGCGGTGCATCGCTATTGGCGCGAACGCCCGGGCCCGTACTTTCGCGCGATGGAGGAAATCTTTCTCGCGCACGGTGGGCGTCCGCACTGGGGCAAGCTGCACACCACGGGCCGAGAGCTGTTGCAGAGTCGTTACCCCCGGTTTACTGACTTTGTTAGCCTGCGTGAC from Microbacterium endophyticum includes the following:
- a CDS encoding D-arabinono-1,4-lactone oxidase; the protein is MTRPGGVWRNWARTAAARPQRVEYPTSIGAVQRAVRAAATRGLLIKAVGAGHSFTDIAATTGVLLDLADLTGLVAIDRERGRASFRAGTRLHQIPRLLAPYGLAMANLGDIDRQTIAGAISTGTHGTGADFGGISTQVVGLKVVTADGELLTIDEEQNAELLPAFALSLGALGVLVEITLQCVPAFVLHALEAREPLETVANSIEQRALAADHFELYWFPHTDIAHTKTNTRLPESAPRRPLRKVSKWLDEEVLSNGVWGLACAAGTAAPPIVPRLTRFAAASTGSREYTDASTRVFTQHRGVRFVEMEYAVARSSLDAVFAEVRATITQSSWRISFPLEVRVARADDLWLSTAHAQDTGYIAVHRYWRERPGPYFRAMEEIFLAHGGRPHWGKLHTTGRELLQSRYPRFTDFVSLRDRLDPQRRFQNAYLARVLGE